In one window of Streptomyces roseofulvus DNA:
- a CDS encoding GlxA family transcriptional regulator, whose product MGDRAERVVAVVGFESAELLDIACVTTGLALANALGDPETPYRVRVIAPGGASIRCGTGLLLAGVESLERTKGPLDTLVVSGGLGVERFAADPRLVGHVRRLSRESRRVASVCTGAAVLAAAGLLDGRRATTHWQFAPLLADGYPEVRVDAAPLWIRDGNVYTSAGITSALDLTLAFIEEDHGPEPARQVARHLVVHMQRPGDQRQMSVFTAAPPPREDTVRVLASYIAAHPNEDLSTPALAARAGMTPRHLTRLFTRCLGVPPGRYVRGVRTEAAAHLLLTSSLPLASVASRCGLGTPEALRKAFLDRYGVSPSRYRDGVTG is encoded by the coding sequence CCCTCGCCAACGCTCTCGGGGACCCCGAAACGCCGTACCGCGTGCGGGTGATCGCGCCGGGCGGGGCGTCGATCCGATGCGGTACGGGGCTCCTGCTGGCCGGCGTCGAGTCCCTGGAGCGGACGAAGGGGCCGCTGGACACGCTCGTCGTCTCGGGCGGACTGGGTGTCGAGCGGTTCGCCGCGGATCCCCGCCTCGTCGGCCATGTCCGGCGCCTCAGCCGGGAGAGCCGCCGCGTCGCCTCCGTCTGCACGGGCGCGGCGGTGCTCGCCGCGGCGGGTCTCCTGGACGGCCGACGGGCCACCACCCACTGGCAGTTCGCGCCGCTCCTGGCGGACGGATACCCGGAGGTCCGGGTGGACGCGGCGCCCCTGTGGATCCGCGACGGCAACGTGTACACGTCGGCCGGCATCACCAGCGCGCTGGACCTGACCCTGGCCTTCATCGAGGAGGATCACGGTCCGGAGCCGGCGCGCCAGGTTGCGCGGCACCTCGTCGTCCACATGCAACGCCCGGGTGACCAGCGGCAGATGAGCGTGTTCACCGCCGCGCCGCCACCGCGCGAGGACACCGTCCGGGTCCTGGCCTCCTACATCGCCGCACACCCGAACGAGGACCTGAGCACGCCCGCCCTCGCCGCCCGCGCCGGGATGACGCCCCGTCACCTCACCCGGCTCTTCACCCGGTGCCTGGGGGTGCCGCCCGGCCGGTACGTCCGGGGTGTACGCACGGAGGCGGCCGCCCACCTCCTCCTGACGAGTTCGCTCCCGCTGGCGTCGGTCGCCTCCCGGTGCGGCCTCGGCACTCCGGAGGCGCTGCGCAAGGCGTTCCTGGACCGCTATGGGGTCTCTCCGTCCCGGTACCGGGACGGCGTCACGGGCTGA
- a CDS encoding TIGR03943 family putative permease subunit: MTGRPARAARPRPLGELGLPLLLVLTGAGLLRATVRSDMYLRYVKEGLWPYLVASGVLLVLLGLAGVGAEVARRLRRPVLRRDASGHGYWHDPADDHVAAHDGHGHGHGHGGASRVAWLLAVPALTLLFVAPPALGSFTASRDGGAARVERTAYEELADAPTTPMALEEFIGRSVYESTSLRGRKIRLLGFATAGKSPDTWYLNRLKVGCCAGDARTLRVEVHGVRAPGDDTWVEVTGVWRPEDVTVEDPVPAMDAGALKPVAEPRNPYQDAPPTGS; the protein is encoded by the coding sequence GTGACCGGACGACCCGCCCGCGCGGCCCGCCCCCGCCCGCTCGGCGAGCTCGGCCTGCCGCTGCTCCTCGTGCTGACCGGCGCCGGCCTGCTGCGCGCCACCGTGCGCAGCGACATGTACCTCCGGTACGTGAAGGAAGGGCTGTGGCCCTACCTCGTCGCGTCCGGCGTCCTGCTGGTGCTCCTCGGCCTCGCCGGCGTCGGCGCCGAGGTGGCCCGACGCCTGCGCCGGCCGGTGTTGCGGCGCGACGCGTCCGGGCACGGGTACTGGCACGATCCGGCGGACGACCACGTCGCAGCGCACGACGGGCACGGACACGGACACGGGCACGGCGGCGCCTCGCGGGTCGCGTGGCTCCTCGCCGTACCGGCCCTCACCCTCCTGTTCGTCGCGCCGCCGGCGCTCGGCTCCTTCACGGCCTCACGGGACGGCGGGGCGGCCCGCGTCGAGCGGACCGCCTACGAGGAGCTGGCGGACGCGCCGACCACGCCCATGGCGCTGGAGGAGTTCATCGGACGCTCCGTCTACGAGTCCACGAGCCTGCGGGGCCGGAAGATCCGGCTGCTCGGGTTCGCCACCGCCGGCAAGAGCCCGGACACCTGGTACCTCAACCGTCTGAAGGTCGGCTGCTGCGCGGGCGACGCGCGGACGCTGCGGGTGGAGGTGCACGGTGTCCGGGCCCCCGGCGACGACACCTGGGTCGAGGTCACGGGCGTCTGGCGGCCGGAGGACGTCACCGTCGAGGACCCCGTCCCGGCCATGGACGCCGGTGCCCTGAAGCCGGTCGCCGAGCCCCGCAACCCCTACCAGGACGCCCCGCCCACGGGCAGCTGA
- a CDS encoding permease, with amino-acid sequence MAEGSTSTATASPPPAPPRRQGAPADGSGAGERRAVRSGRVGSVLVGVALVMVPVGPWLERLFGWAALGAWRTLLVAIVVQGVPFLLLGTVVSAAIGAFVPARVFSKALPRNPVLAVPVAGAAGVVLPGCECASVPVAGSLMRRGVAPAAALTFLLAAPAVNPVVLVSTAIAFPGSPEMVAARFGASLVTSVVMGWLWIRWGREEWLRLPTGHADHAPGGGRLVAFRRGLQHDFLHAGGFLVVGAMAAATFNVLVPPSVLEVFSGSPWLGVLVAAVLAVLLSVCSEADAFVAASFTGFSPTARLAFMVVGPMVDMKLIALQSGAFGRAFAVRFSAATFVVAVLTCVLVGGVLL; translated from the coding sequence GTGGCCGAGGGCTCGACGAGTACGGCGACGGCATCACCACCACCCGCACCACCCCGTCGCCAGGGAGCTCCCGCTGACGGGAGCGGCGCCGGGGAGCGGCGTGCGGTGCGCAGCGGCCGGGTGGGTTCGGTGCTGGTCGGGGTCGCGTTGGTGATGGTGCCGGTCGGGCCGTGGCTGGAGCGGCTGTTCGGCTGGGCGGCGCTCGGGGCCTGGCGGACTCTGCTGGTGGCCATCGTCGTCCAAGGCGTACCGTTCCTGCTTCTCGGCACCGTCGTGTCGGCGGCCATCGGGGCGTTCGTCCCCGCCCGGGTCTTCTCCAAGGCGCTGCCGCGCAACCCCGTGCTCGCCGTTCCGGTGGCCGGTGCCGCCGGGGTGGTGCTGCCGGGGTGCGAGTGCGCCTCGGTTCCCGTCGCGGGCAGCCTGATGCGCCGGGGCGTGGCGCCGGCCGCCGCCCTGACCTTCCTGTTGGCCGCGCCCGCCGTCAATCCGGTCGTACTCGTCTCGACCGCCATCGCGTTCCCCGGCAGTCCGGAGATGGTGGCCGCGCGGTTCGGCGCCTCGCTCGTCACGTCGGTCGTCATGGGCTGGCTCTGGATCCGGTGGGGGCGCGAGGAATGGCTGCGCCTGCCGACGGGCCACGCCGACCACGCGCCGGGCGGCGGTCGGCTGGTCGCCTTCCGGCGCGGGCTGCAGCACGACTTCCTGCACGCCGGTGGCTTCCTGGTCGTCGGCGCCATGGCGGCGGCGACCTTCAACGTCCTCGTACCGCCTTCCGTCCTCGAGGTGTTCTCGGGTTCCCCGTGGCTGGGTGTCCTCGTGGCGGCGGTGCTCGCGGTGCTGCTCTCGGTGTGCTCGGAGGCGGACGCGTTCGTCGCGGCCTCGTTCACGGGCTTCTCGCCCACCGCCCGCCTCGCCTTCATGGTGGTGGGGCCGATGGTCGACATGAAGCTGATCGCCCTGCAGTCGGGCGCCTTCGGGCGGGCGTTCGCGGTGCGCTTCAGCGCCGCCACGTTCGTCGTGGCCGTCCTGACCTGCGTACTCGTCGGAGGTGTACTGCTGTGA